In Euphorbia lathyris chromosome 9, ddEupLath1.1, whole genome shotgun sequence, the following are encoded in one genomic region:
- the LOC136205130 gene encoding uncharacterized protein, whose translation MSKSILKKSDASSLCIWTPLMDDALIDAYLHQHVLGNRVGGTFTSHAICNIVNELKEKFKDKPLNKERIQNRLKHLKRQFVCCYDIFKNGMSGFGWCPTTEMWNAEPEVWEKLIEANPAAVEWMNKPIRNHEKLVQLFGQDRATGHQSETVLELRKKRSRNAFSSGSVSATATSNCPDSDTIDGINFMVNENVVTLESFNVHGDTHDDEYIGATNVDPIYEEGPSPSNVKKAKKMVTEDEIGIMKEGFQMVANAIKDSTAEMVKAKTQDPISDGSIWNELKNLSIEPHLMQSSYLFLVKNPDMLKTLLGCPIEDRKSLLMLMMPRI comes from the exons ATGTCGAAATCAATATTGAAAAAATCTGATGCAAGTAGCCTATGCATATGGACACCTCTTATGGACGATGCTTTGATTGATGCATATTTGCATCAACACGTGCTAGGAAATAGGGTTGGTGGAACTTTTACTAGTCATGCTATTTGTAACATTGTGAATGAATTGAAGGAGAAATTTAAGGATAAGCCTCTCAACAAAGAAAGAATTCAAAATCGTTTGAAACATTTAAAGAGACAATTTGTTTGTTGCTATGATATTTTTAAGAATGGGATGAGTGGATTTGGATGGTGTCCAACAACCGAAATGTGGAATGCCGAGCCCGAAGTATGGGAAAAGTTAATAGAG GCCAATCCAGCAGCTGTTGAATGGATGAACAAACCTATAAGGAATCATGAAAAGTTGGTGCAACTTTTTGGACAGGATAGGGCTACCGGTCATCAATCTGAGACTGTTTTAGAACTCCGAAAAAAAAGATCCCGCAATGCATTTTCTAGTGGTTCAGTTTCAGCAACCGCAACTTCTAATTGTCCAGATTCAGACacaattgatggaatcaattttATGGTTAATGAAAATGTGGTCACTTTGGAAAGTTTTAATGTGCATGGAGATACTCATGATGATGAATATATTGGAGCAACTAATGTGGATCCAATATATGAAGAAGGTCCTAGTCCATCTAATGTGAAGAAAGCAAAAAAAATGGTTACTGAAGATGAAATTGGAATCATGAAAGAGGGATTTCAGATGGTTGCAAATGCTATCAAGGATTCTACTGCTGAGATGGTGAAAGCAAAAACTCAAGATCCAATTTCTGATGGAAGTATATGGAATGAATTGAAAAATTTATCCATTGAGCCACATTTGATGCAAAGTTCCTATCTCTTCCTTGTCAAGAATCCGGATATGCTAAAAACTTTGCTTGGATGTCCAATTGAAGATCGCAAAAGCTTGTTGATGCTTATGATGCCTCGTATTTGA